The following are encoded together in the Acidobacteriota bacterium genome:
- a CDS encoding cyclase family protein: MMASSRRRFLTTIGAAAAGAGVATAARGTTPGGAHPGNAVPGGAFSPSELLERHTRQTAAAGTPAARIAPVAGQSDRPMPSQAEVESWYRDLRNWGRWGDDDQKGAVNLITPEKSAAAARLVRNGRRVSMSRVFEPEQHFIRKSPRPNGAGVCVDYLGFIYHGQTVTHIDALCHMWDVDGMWQGHDPDTGVTTQGAAWGAIDAWSDGIVTKGVLLDVPRHRGEPHVTPDRPVQGWELEAIAEAHGVTVEPGDALLVYSGKDAYVRAGGEYGGGDRPGLSATCAKFVRDHDVALLGWDMMDARPDPYNLAFPMHGVLFNFGVALLDNALLEPLAAACAEEGRYEFMFMGLPLNVARGTGSPVNPIAMF; encoded by the coding sequence ATGATGGCCTCTTCACGACGACGGTTCCTGACGACCATCGGCGCGGCAGCAGCCGGAGCGGGAGTCGCTACCGCCGCGCGCGGAACCACCCCGGGCGGAGCCCATCCCGGCAACGCGGTGCCCGGCGGGGCCTTCTCCCCTTCGGAACTCCTCGAACGCCACACACGGCAGACGGCCGCTGCCGGGACGCCAGCGGCCAGGATCGCGCCGGTCGCCGGGCAGTCGGACCGGCCGATGCCTTCGCAGGCCGAGGTGGAGTCGTGGTATCGCGACCTCCGCAACTGGGGGCGCTGGGGCGACGACGACCAGAAGGGCGCGGTCAACCTCATCACGCCGGAAAAGAGCGCCGCGGCGGCCCGTCTGGTCCGCAACGGCCGCAGGGTCTCGATGAGCCGGGTGTTCGAGCCGGAGCAGCACTTCATCCGCAAGAGTCCGCGTCCGAACGGCGCGGGCGTCTGCGTCGACTATCTCGGCTTCATCTACCACGGTCAGACCGTCACGCACATCGACGCCCTCTGTCACATGTGGGACGTCGACGGGATGTGGCAGGGCCACGACCCGGACACCGGGGTGACCACGCAGGGCGCCGCCTGGGGCGCCATCGACGCCTGGAGCGACGGCATCGTCACGAAGGGCGTCCTGCTCGACGTGCCGCGCCACCGCGGCGAGCCGCACGTCACGCCGGACCGGCCGGTGCAGGGTTGGGAGCTGGAAGCGATCGCCGAGGCGCACGGGGTGACCGTGGAGCCCGGCGACGCGCTGCTCGTCTACAGCGGCAAGGATGCCTACGTACGCGCCGGCGGCGAGTACGGCGGCGGCGACCGCCCCGGTCTCAGCGCCACCTGCGCGAAGTTCGTACGCGACCACGACGTCGCGCTCCTCGGCTGGGACATGATGGACGCGCGTCCCGACCCCTACAACCTCGCGTTCCCGATGCATGGCGTGCTGTTCAACTTCGGCGTCGCGCTGCTCGACAACGCGCTGCTCGAGCCGCTGGCCGCCGCGTGCGCCGAGGAGGGCCGCTACGAGTTCATGTTCATGGGGCTGCCGCTGAACGTCGCCCGCGGCACCGGAAGCCCCGTGAACCCGATCGCGATGTTCTAG
- a CDS encoding DUF1592 domain-containing protein, translated as MQRVPRFALALLVAGFAAAVIAAPAAGQQAADGVDGQALVDRYCVTCHNDRLETGGFSFDPLDAADVAAHPEAWEKVVRKLRAGAMPPRPRPRPDQEAYDGFRTWLEGELDAAAAASLDPGRTETFHRLSRTEYRNAVRDLLALDVDVQDLLPADDTSYGFDNIAGVLGVSPTLMERYLSAARKISRLAVASPVPSPTAETFRIASDLGQDRRMDRLPFGTRGGMVVDYNFPEDAEYVFEVLPDGPLRIEPHDLEVTIDGERIALLTVGKAPDPDDPRGLYTPQIETLEVRTPVTAGPHAVGVAFLRKTSAEPEGIRKLYLRPFTGEGSGGDSRFQPYVESLTIAGPYESSGARPVEGTPSRDRIFTCRPGPGAGTAEEAACARGILSAIARRAYRRPVADDDVERLLTFYERGRAGGSFDTGVEMALRRLLVSPEFLFRVERDPEGVEAGESYRVSDLELASRLSFFLWSSIPDDELLDVAERRELSVPAVFEAQVERMLADPRSEALVGNFAGQWLTLRNAAAVQPDEDEFPDFGERLRQGFRRETELLFSSVLREDRSALDLLNADYTFVDERLARHYGIPNVRGSHFRRVALEDGARGGLLGHGSILTVTSYANRTSPVNRGKWVLENILGTPPPPPPPDVPDLETAEGGQALSMREAMEQHRANPVCASCHRLMDPLGLALENFDAIGRWRDRGETRGAIDATGALPDGTPFDGPAGLKDALLRHPERFVTTVTEKLMTYALGRGIEYYDAPAVRAIVRGAAEDGYRLSSLVKGVVRSAPFQMRRSPS; from the coding sequence ATGCAGAGAGTCCCGCGTTTCGCGCTCGCTTTGCTGGTGGCTGGTTTCGCCGCCGCCGTGATCGCCGCGCCCGCGGCCGGACAGCAGGCGGCCGACGGCGTCGACGGTCAGGCGCTCGTCGACCGCTACTGCGTCACCTGCCACAACGACCGCCTGGAGACCGGCGGCTTCTCTTTCGATCCGCTCGACGCCGCCGACGTGGCGGCGCATCCGGAGGCGTGGGAGAAGGTGGTGCGCAAGCTGCGCGCCGGGGCCATGCCGCCCCGCCCCCGCCCGCGTCCCGACCAGGAGGCCTACGACGGCTTTCGCACGTGGCTCGAAGGGGAGCTCGACGCCGCGGCGGCGGCGAGCCTGGACCCGGGCCGGACGGAGACGTTCCACCGGCTCAGCCGGACCGAGTACCGCAACGCCGTCCGTGACCTGCTCGCCCTCGATGTCGATGTCCAGGATCTGCTTCCGGCCGACGACACGAGCTACGGCTTCGACAACATCGCCGGCGTGCTCGGCGTGTCGCCGACCCTGATGGAGCGGTATCTGTCGGCCGCGCGCAAGATCAGCCGCCTCGCCGTCGCCTCGCCGGTGCCCTCGCCGACCGCGGAGACGTTTCGGATTGCTTCCGATCTGGGGCAGGACCGCCGCATGGATCGGCTGCCTTTCGGCACCCGCGGCGGCATGGTCGTCGACTACAACTTTCCCGAAGACGCGGAGTACGTCTTCGAGGTTCTTCCGGACGGACCGCTGCGCATCGAGCCGCACGACCTGGAGGTCACCATCGACGGCGAGCGGATCGCGCTGCTCACCGTCGGCAAGGCGCCCGACCCCGACGATCCGCGCGGTCTCTACACGCCGCAGATCGAGACGCTCGAGGTGCGCACGCCGGTCACCGCCGGGCCGCACGCGGTCGGCGTCGCCTTCCTGCGCAAGACGTCGGCGGAGCCGGAGGGGATCCGCAAGCTCTACCTGCGGCCGTTCACCGGCGAGGGTTCGGGGGGCGACTCGCGCTTCCAGCCCTACGTCGAGAGCCTGACGATTGCCGGGCCGTACGAATCCAGCGGCGCCCGGCCGGTCGAAGGGACGCCGAGCCGCGACCGCATCTTCACGTGCCGTCCCGGGCCGGGAGCGGGCACGGCAGAAGAAGCCGCGTGCGCGCGGGGGATCCTGTCGGCAATCGCGCGGCGTGCGTACCGCCGGCCCGTGGCCGACGATGACGTCGAGCGGCTTCTGACCTTCTACGAGCGGGGACGCGCAGGAGGCAGCTTCGACACCGGCGTCGAGATGGCGCTGCGGCGGCTGCTGGTCAGCCCCGAGTTCCTGTTCCGCGTCGAGCGCGATCCGGAGGGTGTCGAGGCCGGCGAGAGCTACCGGGTCAGCGACCTGGAGCTGGCGTCCCGGCTGTCGTTCTTCCTCTGGAGCAGCATTCCGGACGACGAGCTTCTGGACGTGGCTGAACGCCGGGAGCTGAGCGTCCCGGCGGTCTTCGAGGCGCAGGTCGAGCGCATGCTCGCCGACCCGCGGTCCGAGGCCCTGGTCGGCAACTTCGCAGGTCAGTGGCTGACGCTGCGCAACGCCGCCGCCGTGCAGCCGGACGAGGACGAGTTTCCCGATTTCGGCGAGAGACTGCGGCAAGGCTTCCGGCGCGAGACGGAGCTGCTGTTCTCCAGCGTGCTTCGCGAGGACCGCAGCGCCCTCGACCTGCTGAACGCCGACTACACCTTCGTCGACGAGCGGCTCGCCCGGCATTACGGCATTCCGAACGTGCGCGGCAGCCACTTCCGCCGCGTGGCGCTGGAGGACGGCGCACGGGGCGGCCTGCTCGGCCACGGCAGCATCCTGACCGTGACGTCCTACGCCAATCGGACGTCGCCGGTGAACCGCGGCAAGTGGGTTCTGGAGAACATCCTCGGGACGCCGCCGCCGCCGCCGCCGCCGGACGTGCCCGACCTGGAGACGGCCGAGGGCGGTCAGGCATTGTCCATGCGCGAGGCGATGGAGCAGCACCGTGCGAACCCGGTCTGCGCGAGCTGTCACCGCTTGATGGATCCGCTCGGGCTGGCGCTGGAGAACTTCGACGCGATCGGCCGCTGGCGCGACCGCGGCGAGACGCGCGGCGCGATAGACGCGACCGGAGCGCTGCCGGACGGGACGCCGTTCGACGGGCCGGCGGGTCTCAAGGATGCGCTGCTGCGCCACCCGGAACGGTTCGTCACGACCGTGACCGAGAAGTTGATGACCTACGCCCTCGGGCGGGGCATCGAGTATTACGATGCACCGGCGGTGCGCGCTATCGTTCGCGGCGCCGCCGAAGACGGGTACCGACTGTCATCGCTCGTCAAGGGCGTCGTCCGGAGCGCACCGTTTCAGATGAGGAGATCGCCGTCATGA